A region of Fibrobacter succinogenes subsp. succinogenes S85 DNA encodes the following proteins:
- a CDS encoding carbon starvation protein A, with protein MITFLIGVAILILGYFTYGKFVERVFGPDDRKTPALANPDGVDRVPMPHWKNVLIQLLNIAGIGPVIGVILGIKFGAIVFILLPLGNVLGGAVHDYFSGMISMRNNGYNVPALSRKFLGKGPAKLVMTLISVALILVGAVFTTTPAALVNTPILVGSHVSPTLFWIAVVCIFAYYFISTFFPIDKIIGRIYPIFGALLILASLAIFVGIIPNLNVLDEFCFADIMSNFHKHPAGQPIIPMLFVTIACGIISGFHSTQSPLVARTEVTEKTGRQTFYGMMIIEGLIGMIWAAGGMFIYHQMPELLTGASGVKVLSVLVSTVIPWAPISILVVVGVIILAITSGDTSLRSLRLTIAELTGLEQTSVRNRLILTIPMFALCAVIIFWSNLNPEGFNILWNYFSWSNQLMAVCSLCVATVYLRSKKKNFWIALIPCMFMTFITADYILWVSPENLKGAPLGFGLDYKTALVIALHDAAILGFFLCVRGKELTKMPGFDADVWRPELDEGKIPKAQ; from the coding sequence ATGATAACATTCCTAATTGGTGTTGCAATCCTCATCCTTGGATATTTCACCTACGGCAAGTTCGTCGAACGCGTGTTCGGTCCCGATGACCGCAAGACTCCGGCACTCGCAAACCCGGATGGCGTTGACCGCGTCCCGATGCCGCACTGGAAAAACGTTCTCATTCAGCTTTTGAACATTGCAGGCATTGGCCCTGTGATCGGCGTGATTCTCGGCATCAAGTTTGGTGCCATCGTGTTCATTTTGCTCCCGCTTGGAAACGTCCTCGGCGGCGCAGTGCACGATTACTTCAGTGGCATGATCAGCATGCGCAATAACGGTTACAACGTTCCGGCACTCTCCCGTAAGTTCTTGGGCAAGGGTCCGGCAAAGCTTGTGATGACACTCATTTCCGTAGCACTCATTCTCGTTGGCGCCGTGTTCACCACGACTCCGGCAGCACTCGTGAACACCCCGATTCTCGTCGGCAGCCACGTTTCTCCGACTCTTTTCTGGATTGCCGTTGTCTGCATTTTTGCCTATTACTTCATTAGCACCTTCTTCCCGATTGACAAGATTATCGGCCGCATCTACCCGATTTTTGGCGCCCTCTTGATTCTCGCCTCCCTCGCTATTTTCGTGGGCATCATCCCGAACTTGAACGTCCTCGATGAATTCTGCTTTGCAGACATCATGAGCAACTTCCATAAGCATCCGGCTGGCCAGCCGATCATCCCGATGCTCTTCGTGACGATTGCTTGCGGCATCATCAGCGGATTCCACAGCACGCAAAGCCCGCTCGTTGCACGCACTGAAGTCACCGAAAAGACCGGTCGCCAGACGTTCTACGGCATGATGATTATTGAAGGTTTGATTGGTATGATTTGGGCTGCAGGTGGCATGTTCATTTACCACCAGATGCCGGAACTTTTGACAGGCGCTTCGGGCGTGAAGGTTTTGAGCGTTCTCGTTTCGACCGTGATTCCTTGGGCTCCGATTTCGATTCTCGTGGTCGTGGGCGTAATTATCCTTGCTATTACAAGTGGCGACACAAGCCTCCGCAGCCTCCGCCTTACGATTGCTGAACTTACGGGCCTTGAACAGACCTCCGTGCGTAACCGTTTGATTCTCACGATTCCGATGTTCGCTCTCTGCGCTGTGATTATCTTCTGGAGCAACTTGAACCCCGAAGGTTTCAATATCTTGTGGAACTACTTCAGCTGGAGCAACCAGCTCATGGCCGTTTGCAGCCTCTGCGTGGCAACGGTTTACCTCCGCAGCAAAAAGAAGAACTTCTGGATTGCGCTTATCCCATGCATGTTCATGACGTTCATTACGGCAGATTACATCCTCTGGGTAAGCCCGGAAAACCTCAAGGGCGCTCCGCTCGGCTTTGGTCTTGATTACAAGACTGCTCTTGTGATTGCACTCCACGACGCCGCTATCCTCGGTTTCTTCCTCTGCGTCCGTGGCAAGGAACTTACCAAGATGCCTGGTTTCGATGCCGATGTTTGGAGACCGGAACTGGACGAAGGTAAAATTCCGAAGGCTCAGTAA
- a CDS encoding outer membrane beta-barrel protein — protein sequence MRKILLAIALFCTAVFAQPEDRDFSYWPRSYFASIGFNVIANRGGLHHRDIKIQDEDGLTETINMPTAKILLSPDYNIGVNIREFSLAASFQYWTQETAIKDLPDEQDMRYMRIGAEFTYNFFYPDIFQVGVGLGYSYTNLKIKKNTTSIKGFFDTTLMGSGIALVTNMRYNLTEHFGLIPSLRIFETWYKAVNTKNSGTVELKNYIWQTYVAVSINAMVQF from the coding sequence ATGAGAAAAATTTTATTGGCAATCGCTCTGTTCTGTACTGCGGTTTTTGCACAGCCAGAAGACAGAGATTTCAGCTACTGGCCGCGATCCTATTTTGCAAGCATAGGCTTTAACGTCATTGCAAACCGCGGAGGGTTGCACCATCGTGATATCAAAATCCAAGATGAAGACGGCCTCACCGAAACCATCAACATGCCAACAGCAAAGATTCTCCTCTCCCCCGATTATAACATCGGCGTAAATATCCGCGAATTTTCACTCGCCGCTTCGTTCCAGTACTGGACACAAGAAACAGCAATAAAAGACCTCCCGGATGAACAGGACATGCGCTACATGCGAATCGGCGCAGAATTCACCTACAACTTTTTCTACCCGGACATTTTCCAGGTGGGCGTCGGGCTTGGGTACTCCTACACTAATCTCAAGATTAAAAAGAACACCACCAGCATCAAGGGATTTTTCGATACGACCTTGATGGGTTCCGGAATAGCGTTAGTCACGAACATGCGCTACAACCTGACAGAACACTTTGGGCTCATCCCGTCTTTACGCATTTTTGAGACCTGGTACAAGGCCGTCAACACAAAGAATAGCGGTACCGTAGAGCTTAAAAACTATATTTGGCAAACCTACGTAGCCGTATCTATCAATGCGATGGTACAGTTTTAA
- the nadA gene encoding quinolinate synthase NadA: MTAEELYNRLKSVKPGAALCTYTMEKVEKMLPLINEINELKKQQDTVILAHSYCAPEILLGVADFTGDSFKLSKDATTVQQKTILFSAVRFMGETAKILNPQKDVIIPGPLTGCSLADSITGKDVEELRKQNPDYTFVCYINTTADVKAACDVCVTSGNVMHIVETIPSDKIFFVPDALMGQNIIDEMKRRGVKKDIKLYNGCCYVHENYDPDLIQFFRSQNPNLKVISHPECNPSVAMLSDYVGSTGQMVSYINQQPKDSCILLLTECGLNARMHYEHPDMNFIGSCCMCKYMKSNSLENILEALRHPEKAEHISLDEGVRVKAKKCIDAMFKYAE, encoded by the coding sequence ATGACAGCAGAAGAACTTTACAATCGTCTCAAGTCCGTCAAGCCGGGCGCAGCCCTTTGCACTTACACCATGGAAAAGGTGGAAAAGATGCTCCCGCTCATCAACGAAATCAACGAGCTCAAAAAGCAGCAGGATACCGTTATCCTCGCCCACAGTTACTGCGCTCCTGAAATTCTTTTGGGCGTTGCCGATTTCACTGGAGATAGCTTCAAGCTCAGCAAGGACGCCACCACCGTCCAGCAAAAGACCATTCTCTTCTCTGCCGTGCGTTTCATGGGCGAAACTGCCAAGATTTTGAACCCGCAGAAGGATGTGATTATCCCGGGCCCGCTCACGGGTTGCAGCCTTGCCGATTCCATTACCGGCAAGGATGTCGAAGAACTCCGCAAGCAGAATCCGGACTACACGTTTGTCTGCTACATCAACACGACTGCCGACGTGAAGGCCGCCTGCGACGTCTGCGTGACAAGCGGTAACGTGATGCACATCGTCGAAACGATTCCGTCCGACAAGATTTTCTTTGTACCGGATGCTCTCATGGGCCAGAACATCATCGACGAAATGAAGCGTCGCGGTGTCAAGAAGGATATCAAGCTCTATAACGGTTGCTGCTACGTTCACGAAAACTACGACCCGGATTTAATCCAGTTCTTCCGTAGCCAAAACCCGAATCTCAAGGTGATTAGCCACCCGGAATGCAACCCGTCCGTCGCTATGCTCAGCGACTACGTCGGAAGCACGGGCCAGATGGTGAGCTATATCAACCAGCAGCCCAAAGACAGCTGCATCTTGCTCCTCACGGAATGTGGCCTCAATGCCCGTATGCACTACGAACATCCGGACATGAACTTTATCGGTAGCTGCTGCATGTGCAAGTACATGAAGTCGAACTCGCTCGAAAACATCTTGGAAGCTCTCCGCCACCCCGAAAAGGCGGAACACATCTCGCTCGACGAAGGCGTGCGCGTGAAGGCCAAGAAGTGCATCGACGCCATGTTCAAATACGCCGAATAA
- a CDS encoding metallophosphoesterase: protein MKRTLYIGDVHGCADELSAIIDQFGFVRGSDTIYQTGDIINKGPDMMRAMRIVEELGILTVRGNHEEHLIRMMETPKSNWTEKQKKRFKALSLDEWVYIRDTVKNWPLWRDTPHALLVHAGLEPGKTRLEDMSPEVLLSIRYWNDKPWFEQVKWNKRVIFGHWAKMGFVNIPGFIGLDSGCVYGKALTAWCPEEDKFYSVPALREYTPVKDKAKESEAAPCKVLGDNSPDSVPPKTFDEIKERIASGDIACKEETPEESNIRKASPSISAEWAGY, encoded by the coding sequence ATGAAACGTACTTTATATATCGGTGATGTTCATGGTTGCGCAGACGAACTCTCTGCGATTATCGACCAATTCGGCTTTGTGCGCGGTAGCGATACCATTTACCAGACCGGCGATATCATCAACAAAGGTCCCGACATGATGCGTGCCATGCGCATTGTCGAGGAACTCGGCATTCTAACCGTCCGCGGAAACCACGAAGAACATCTCATCCGCATGATGGAAACGCCCAAGAGCAACTGGACCGAAAAGCAGAAGAAGCGTTTCAAGGCGCTCTCGCTCGACGAATGGGTTTACATCCGCGATACCGTGAAGAACTGGCCGCTCTGGCGCGACACACCGCACGCACTCCTAGTGCACGCAGGCCTTGAACCGGGCAAGACGCGTCTCGAAGACATGAGCCCCGAAGTGCTCCTTTCCATCCGCTACTGGAATGACAAGCCCTGGTTTGAACAGGTCAAGTGGAACAAGCGAGTTATCTTTGGACATTGGGCAAAGATGGGCTTCGTGAACATTCCTGGATTTATCGGTCTCGATTCCGGTTGCGTCTACGGCAAGGCACTCACCGCCTGGTGTCCCGAAGAAGACAAGTTCTATAGCGTTCCCGCCCTCCGCGAATATACTCCCGTCAAGGACAAGGCAAAAGAATCCGAAGCCGCCCCCTGCAAAGTGCTCGGCGACAACTCTCCCGATTCCGTGCCGCCCAAGACGTTCGACGAAATTAAGGAACGGATTGCAAGTGGCGACATCGCCTGCAAGGAAGAGACTCCCGAAGAATCGAACATCCGCAAGGCAAGCCCCTCCATCAGCGCTGAATGGGCCGGGTATTAA
- a CDS encoding pseudouridine synthase, whose protein sequence is MRINKYISLSGFASRRAADELVADGRVQVNGETISDLGHQVDETKDQVTVDGKLLKLPTNKKTKVIMFHKPAGCVCTKDDPQGRRTVYDYLPPGYHNFKYVGRLDLQSRGLLLFTDDGELLYRLTHPSFEVPRSYYVWTTRPLSESAAQRLVDGVDIRDPEDPDAQEEIAFATDVYLENGFAELVLIEGKNREIRRMMRAIGYEIRDLKRVSYCQIQLGDLPAGEFRELTPNELNKLRQAVHL, encoded by the coding sequence ATGCGTATAAACAAGTACATTTCTCTCAGTGGTTTTGCTAGCCGCCGCGCCGCAGACGAACTCGTCGCCGACGGTCGCGTACAGGTAAACGGAGAAACGATTTCCGACCTCGGCCATCAAGTGGACGAAACCAAGGACCAGGTGACGGTTGACGGAAAGTTGCTGAAGCTCCCGACAAACAAGAAAACAAAAGTCATCATGTTTCACAAGCCGGCCGGTTGCGTCTGCACCAAGGACGACCCGCAGGGCCGCCGCACGGTTTACGATTACTTGCCGCCGGGATACCATAATTTCAAGTACGTCGGACGACTCGACTTGCAGAGCCGTGGTCTTTTGCTTTTCACCGATGACGGCGAATTGCTTTACCGCCTCACGCACCCGAGTTTTGAAGTGCCGCGCAGCTACTACGTGTGGACCACTCGTCCGCTCAGCGAATCTGCCGCCCAGCGCTTGGTCGATGGCGTGGACATCCGCGACCCGGAAGATCCGGATGCCCAGGAAGAAATTGCATTCGCCACAGACGTCTATCTCGAAAACGGATTTGCAGAACTTGTGCTTATCGAAGGCAAGAACCGTGAAATCCGCCGCATGATGCGTGCCATCGGTTACGAAATCCGCGACCTCAAGCGCGTAAGCTACTGCCAGATTCAGCTCGGCGACTTGCCCGCAGGCGAATTCCGCGAACTCACGCCAAACGAACTGAACAAATTGCGACAGGCCGTGCATTTGTAG
- a CDS encoding phosphatase, whose amino-acid sequence MENKLQATIDIGSHSCILLIAAFEDAPAAAPAESANLEKVETPAEAPANSETPAESSEAPVAPRKILVPKLQKVEVCRLGEDIYEHGKITPERIQELVNIMTKFRMDLHALGADLKAVAMTEAMRKATNPDEVIEAVEKAVWVKPRVITGEEEGKLTYRSVKEWHGEGNVTIDIGGGSTELSNGETTFSIPVGALKMFKAMGPIPGPEYKKFIKETFKDLSFKGMTKKPVYLIGGTGTALAMVFLNSQTFDYKAIEGLEISLADLEAVTTRITNLSKELRAMLPGLGNGRHEVIICGLFWLRSLLEKLRVETFKISTAGLRFGLLYPPEKEPEPKPKKRPAFLKKTDATSETAIPEQVGDGK is encoded by the coding sequence GTGGAAAATAAACTCCAGGCAACCATTGACATCGGGAGTCACAGCTGCATTTTGCTAATCGCAGCGTTCGAAGACGCACCTGCCGCAGCTCCCGCTGAATCTGCGAATCTCGAAAAAGTCGAGACGCCCGCAGAGGCGCCCGCAAATTCCGAGACGCCCGCCGAATCAAGTGAAGCGCCTGTAGCCCCGCGCAAAATTCTCGTACCGAAACTCCAGAAGGTCGAAGTCTGCCGCCTCGGCGAAGACATTTACGAACACGGGAAAATCACGCCCGAACGCATCCAGGAACTCGTCAACATCATGACCAAGTTCCGCATGGACTTGCACGCCCTCGGCGCAGACCTCAAGGCAGTCGCGATGACCGAAGCCATGCGCAAGGCTACAAATCCGGACGAAGTGATTGAAGCTGTCGAAAAAGCAGTATGGGTCAAGCCGCGCGTCATTACCGGCGAAGAAGAAGGCAAGCTCACTTACCGTTCCGTCAAGGAATGGCACGGCGAAGGAAACGTCACGATTGACATCGGTGGCGGTTCCACAGAACTCAGCAACGGCGAAACGACATTCTCGATTCCCGTTGGTGCTCTCAAGATGTTCAAGGCAATGGGCCCAATTCCGGGACCGGAATACAAGAAGTTTATCAAGGAAACGTTCAAGGACTTGTCGTTCAAGGGCATGACGAAAAAGCCTGTCTACCTTATCGGTGGTACAGGCACCGCACTTGCGATGGTCTTCTTGAACAGCCAAACGTTTGACTACAAGGCCATCGAAGGTCTCGAAATAAGCCTCGCCGACCTTGAAGCGGTCACCACGCGCATCACGAACCTTTCGAAAGAACTCCGCGCGATGCTCCCGGGACTTGGAAACGGTCGTCACGAAGTGATTATCTGCGGACTTTTCTGGTTGCGTTCGCTCCTCGAAAAGCTTCGCGTAGAAACGTTCAAGATCAGTACGGCAGGACTCCGCTTCGGTTTACTCTACCCGCCTGAAAAAGAACCGGAACCCAAGCCAAAGAAGCGCCCGGCATTTCTAAAAAAGACGGATGCCACATCCGAGACGGCGATCCCCGAACAGGTCGGGGATGGCAAATAA
- the panB gene encoding 3-methyl-2-oxobutanoate hydroxymethyltransferase, translating into MLTPEDIKAKKSKHEMISMITAYDFAFANIAEAAGIDQILVGDSLANTMLGYKSTREIGMTEMLIFTAAVCRGAPNTHVVADMPYLSDKDPQTAYDNARRLMDVGASSVKIEGTPAGVLEFLHEKGIPVCGHLGLLPQTAENFKQKGRTEEEARAIEEAAKFVEGLCFETVLEHIPEELGKKITDEISIPTIGIGGGKFTDGHVLVMHDALGMHPNKIPPFATKFVDMYSVGVQGVKKYIESVKARA; encoded by the coding sequence ATGTTAACACCAGAAGATATCAAAGCAAAAAAATCCAAGCACGAAATGATTTCCATGATCACCGCCTACGACTTCGCTTTCGCAAACATTGCAGAAGCCGCCGGAATTGACCAGATTCTCGTAGGCGATAGCCTTGCAAACACAATGCTCGGTTACAAGAGCACGCGTGAAATCGGCATGACCGAAATGCTCATCTTCACAGCAGCCGTCTGCCGTGGCGCCCCAAACACTCACGTTGTCGCCGACATGCCCTACTTGAGCGACAAGGATCCGCAAACCGCTTACGACAACGCCCGCCGTCTCATGGATGTGGGAGCCTCTAGCGTAAAAATTGAAGGCACACCCGCTGGCGTTCTCGAATTCTTGCACGAAAAAGGAATTCCCGTCTGCGGGCATCTCGGACTTTTACCGCAGACCGCAGAAAACTTCAAGCAGAAAGGCCGCACCGAAGAAGAAGCTCGCGCCATTGAAGAAGCGGCCAAGTTTGTAGAAGGACTTTGCTTCGAAACCGTTCTCGAGCACATTCCCGAAGAACTCGGCAAAAAAATCACCGACGAAATCAGCATTCCCACCATTGGCATTGGTGGTGGCAAGTTCACAGACGGTCACGTTCTCGTGATGCATGACGCTCTCGGAATGCATCCGAATAAAATTCCACCGTTCGCTACAAAATTCGTAGATATGTATTCTGTTGGTGTTCAAGGAGTTAAGAAATACATCGAAAGTGTCAAGGCAAGAGCTTAA
- the recO gene encoding DNA repair protein RecO — translation MIKTRAIVLHRFPYSDSSFIVKALTEESGIVSFIVKGGKKKESPFRGALDPLALSEVVFRQNPNTDLQFIKEATLLDWRKNLRNDLLSTAKAQVMTEMILRYAPQGVPLQEEFERLEQAISEFDSDSPQDSPTPEGSAHSSTSSVPDKSRIFAQWLLDTCDMWGYNLDLTTCSRCGHTLEEPAADFFPETGGFVCQACLGVEHPRARLETLNGLWALQTGDNIEHPEFTENALLTYLRHHIGFLKEIHSIKFLNETRKLFDYH, via the coding sequence ATGATAAAAACTCGTGCCATTGTTCTGCACCGCTTTCCGTACAGCGATTCTAGCTTTATCGTCAAGGCGCTTACGGAAGAAAGCGGGATTGTCTCGTTTATCGTGAAGGGCGGAAAGAAAAAGGAATCTCCGTTCCGAGGAGCCCTTGATCCGCTTGCGTTAAGCGAAGTCGTTTTTCGCCAGAATCCGAATACCGATTTGCAGTTCATCAAGGAAGCAACGCTTTTGGACTGGCGGAAGAACTTGCGCAACGATTTACTCAGCACAGCGAAAGCGCAGGTCATGACCGAAATGATTCTGCGTTACGCGCCACAAGGCGTCCCCCTGCAAGAAGAATTTGAACGCCTAGAGCAAGCTATCAGCGAATTCGATTCCGATTCACCACAAGATTCGCCGACTCCAGAAGGTTCCGCGCACTCGTCAACATCGAGTGTTCCTGACAAGTCGCGCATTTTTGCGCAGTGGCTCCTGGACACTTGCGATATGTGGGGCTACAATCTAGACCTCACCACTTGCAGCCGCTGTGGTCACACACTCGAAGAACCAGCCGCAGACTTTTTCCCCGAAACAGGCGGATTCGTATGCCAAGCGTGTCTCGGCGTTGAGCATCCGCGTGCACGATTAGAAACGCTCAATGGGCTTTGGGCATTGCAAACTGGCGACAACATTGAGCACCCCGAATTCACCGAGAACGCACTCCTCACCTACTTGCGCCATCACATCGGATTCTTGAAAGAGATTCATTCCATAAAATTCTTGAACGAAACCAGAAAACTGTTTGATTATCATTAA
- a CDS encoding histidine triad nucleotide-binding protein, which yields MSENCLFCKIIKGEIPSKKIYEDDDVFAFYDIAPQAPVHFLVVPKRHIATIMDMKPEDCELVGKMLYRAQLIAKDLGLEEGGARFVFNCKADAGQTVFHIHLHVVGGQEMGWPPFPKA from the coding sequence ATGAGTGAAAATTGCCTTTTCTGCAAGATTATTAAGGGTGAAATCCCGTCCAAGAAGATTTATGAAGATGACGATGTATTCGCCTTCTACGATATCGCCCCGCAGGCTCCGGTACACTTTTTGGTCGTGCCGAAGCGCCACATTGCAACCATCATGGACATGAAGCCGGAAGATTGCGAACTCGTGGGTAAGATGCTTTACCGCGCACAGCTCATCGCCAAGGACCTCGGCCTCGAAGAAGGCGGAGCACGTTTTGTGTTCAACTGCAAGGCTGACGCCGGTCAGACAGTGTTCCACATCCACCTGCACGTCGTTGGCGGACAGGAAATGGGCTGGCCTCCGTTCCCGAAGGCATAG